From Arachis hypogaea cultivar Tifrunner chromosome 3, arahy.Tifrunner.gnm2.J5K5, whole genome shotgun sequence:
TGACTGTCTATCCCCTGGACCCGGAACAGCACCCAGTAGCTGCTGGCAGAAGTCCTCAATGGACCATCCATTTGCCACCCACCGATGCATCCACTAACAGGATCACCATCGATTCTGAGTCCCAATTGGTACGCCACATCCTGCAAGGTGATAGTCATCTTCCCGCATGGCAGATGAAACGTATGGGACTCAAGTATCCATCTCTCAATCAACGATGACGCTAATGGCCAATCATACTTGAACTCCACTATGTACGTCACATACTCAAACCCAGCTCGTCTGAGATGTGGCATAATATGCTCAGCGGGAGTCTCATCGAATTTTGTTTCGTGCATAGGATCCGAGGCATCTACCAAACAAAATaaacaatttcaaaaaaatagggtcaacaaataaaattacaaattcaCCTTTCATTACAATATAATAAATAAGAGTGATAAAAGTGTACCACTCGATCAAGTCTGCCTACTATGTGCTCAGCCTGATCCAGTCTATACAGGATATGCTCATACCCCAACAACTACTGCTCCATCACTAtactctaataaaataaaataaactgaaTTTAGTTTCTTTCACATTAACTAAATTTTTACCAGATATATTCAAACTAATTGTCTATTTTACATCTTAATCAGTTTATAAATTTACTAATTAACATGTACTACAACTAACTGTATTATCAGAACTAACTATATAAACATACTAATTATCAATTAACTGATCATTTAATCAAACTAACTACTCATACATATTCTAATCTAACTATTATATTCAACTAATTTACATCTAAATCACAATTTAAATTAACCATTCtgattaaactaactaacaattagttaataagtaactctaactataaaaaaatatattataaacaaTAACACAACTTAAAAACCGATAACAAAAGAAGAGCATATTAACCTGGAACTGATGATAGAAgtagataaaaaattttacagGCGTTGGAAGACAAAAGATCTGACAGAAAAGATAGTAAAAAAATGACAAATGAAGATAAAAGAAAGGAGATTTGAAAGATGAGAAAATTCTGAAAACGATAAAATGAAAGTCCCACAGGTTTATATAGTGTGGTGAACTTAGAGTAGAGTTCACCGGAAATGCAGAAAATTTCATATAATTTATGAAGTTCGTCAGAGAGTTTgacgaactctataaaaataatgaaattcgTCGGAGTGCGACAAATTTACctaaaaccgaaaaaaaatcgtagtatatatttaaaattagaataatttgttttagtaaataataatttttttatttatttcgaaaagaAATCCTTAGAAATTAGTGACAGGTAACTTCGAATGGAGATGGGAATAAGAGACAAACACAGTGAGAATCAACACGATGAATCATCAAAAGATGATTGACTAGATGAGAGCtgctttataatttattaatattattatttattgccTCATCAATTTATAAGACTGATGGCCGATACAACACACAACAATTTTATAATATTGTTTTTGTTTCAAGCTAATGTAAGAAACTGCGAGTCAAAATATTGGACCTTTTAGAAATTACCCCGTGCATCATATATAACTCCAAATCAATATTACAACAGATAATTGTGTTGCGTCAGATTGATATTAATCTAGTCATTACTTTAGAGATAGAagagactttttaatttttttttttttttttttttacgttgaagATGTTTATTTGTTTACGTGTTATGCGTACAGATACATATTAGTCTTTCCAccctaataatatatattacgaaattataagttttaaaaataaattgtattttaatatttattttttattatgaaatttaaaaaattaacaatctaatatttttgtaataagtattaaaatttttatcaaaagagagaaaaaaagaaatattaaataaGTGTCTTtcaattaaaatactaaaaaatatctgaataaataatttgaaaaaaaacgatattttagtaataaattttaaaaattatatcatattAGTCCAAAAACCAAGAAACATAAAGtgagtggaaaaagaaaaataaactctttaattttagaataaaaaattttgtgttaattataatactataatatattatgtgatatattttaattattaaattaataatatataataaattttaattttaattataataaaaaatattatagcatatatttttaatatcaaattaggtattaataatgaataattagtaacaatatataaaaaaataagtaaaaaagaaaaagagataacaaaaaagaaaaaaaaataaagaagagatttacttgattttaaaatgaaaattcaatttaattataataaaaaatattatgtaatatattttaattataaagttagtaatatataaagaATATTTTCATATTATATATGTGATGAAGTTTACATATTCTTTTATAGTTGAATCACTTGatgaaatttttatttgttttgtagAATCACTAAAAACTAGTGAAATGTTTTAGGGTATTTATCTTTCTTTGAATCATTATCTCTTTTGTctgaattatcttttttttagggCAAAAAATAGAAATAAGCCAAGGGAGCAAACAAATTACTTGAATAAGTCAAATTGAAAATTGCTTCACGAATCAGTCAAAGCACATTACTATGTAATTCGAACTAGCTTGGTTCGAACTACAATAACATATAATTCGAATCTACATGGTTCGAACTACCACTAGCATAATTCGAACTagtttgattcgaattacacacgtgAACCACTCTCCAACTAATTCGAACTgagttggttcgaattactcacaATTTGCCTCAAATAGTAATTCGAACGGGGCTGGTTTGAATTACTGTGCATGGGATCGTAACTAATGAATATGTTTTGTTCTCAGATTTTTAAACGAAATGTCTGTTGAATGCACACGGCAATAAATAAatctacaaattaaattaatacaTGATGTggaaattaaataatatcaaAATGGAAAGTACAGATGTTTTCATAGTAACTGATAGACGATAAAGCAATAAGTAACACAAACATACATCAACTGATAAAATACATAGACGAAGATAGGTAACATACAACATGGCACAGAAATCATCTAAATTGGTGCGACCCCGTGAAGCAACGACGTGGTACTCGTGTCCTCTGACCTCTCCGGATAAGGGGCTCCTCATCCTCGATCTCATCCTTCTCGTCCTGCGGGGCTGCCTGTGCAGGCATCCTAGGCTGGACATGTAACGGTCGGGATGAAGACGGCCTGGCAACTGAATATGACCCAGCAGTATGTGCCGAAGCTGGGGTACCACCCAAAGCGAAATAGTCAGGAGGAGGCACGGAGGGAGGCTCATTCTGATCGACATCTAACGGTCCATGTGTCCCTGTCGTCTGACTCCGCCCACAGGCAGCCTCATCCTCCTGCATGATGGCACTGATCTCATCAAGGAAGTGTGGTCCACCAAAATCCGCATCAAGACCAACACCGGCAAGGAAGTTTGAAAACGTGCTGCCCGGACTTGTCGGCAAATAGCTGagtgcccaacaacatcatgatataggTACGAGCAAAGCGCTGCACAGTCTCCTCATCGGCTCCCTCGGGGCACTCTCCAAATGTCTCTTGGAACCAGCTGCAGTTTACTGCGAACTTCTGAACCTGGCTCGGAGGAGGAATCACTCCAAGCAACTCCTCAAACCACACCCAAGCTGGACGTCCACCCTCgatatatatatgaaaatctGTAAGGCAACCGCTGACATAACGCCCGTCCACTGCCAACCCCAATTGGTACGCCACGTCCTGAAgcgtgatcgtgcactctccgaaggGCATATAGAAAGTGtgcgtctcaggacgccaccGCTCCACGAAGGCACTGACAAAGGGCTCATCTATCCGAAACCATCTATCGTTTAGCCTCGCTAGATGGTATAAcccggccatctgcaagtacggcaCATACCGCTCATCGAGTCGCATGCCCTGttgccgccgcatgctcctgatgTATTTCTGTGGCTGCGCATTACATCGACCGCATTATTAGAACCACATAGAAAACCAGtaacaaaaataactaataacAGAAACCACTTATCGAAACCAATAACACAATATACATACCAAACCAATATAACAAACCGCTTACAAAGGCATATAGTAAACCactaataaaaactactaaactGAACCGTCAACAAAACCACATGcttaaaccgctaacataaaccaaaAGCTAATCCACTTACGAAAACTACATGCAAATTCACTATCATAAACCGCACATAAAACCACATGATAAACCACTTCCAATACTACTTAAAGTAATCCGCCAacataaaccatcaacaaaacCATTAAAAAAACCACTAATATAAACCGCTAACTAAAACCACATACAAAACCTCTAAAATAAACCACTTGCAATACCACTaggataaaccactaacataaaccgccaCTAAAACCACTAACTCAGATAAACTGATCGCAAAAATGTGTTATAtccactaacctcgtcgttgatgaccccggctatatgagcgacTCCGTCCAATCGATACAGCCTtaccggatcgtcccccatcggcAGAGTTTTCTATTCGAGTCTTTGTCGGAtggaatctgggtcgttttctctggaaTTTGGTTGGGGTATGAGAATGGAGAAGTTGTTCGAATGAGGGTGATTCGAACTCCTCATATAGTCGAAAacttagtaattcgaaccaccccCGTTCGAATTAGTACTTGCATTAACTTCTTAGTAATTCGAACTAACCAGGTTCGAATTAATTAGGGAACCGTTCACATGTGTAGTTCGAACCAATGCAGTTCGAATTATACTCTTGCTAGTTCGAACCAAGTAGGTTCGAATTATATGCATGAGGTCTTCGTTAATAATTCGGGTAAGATTAG
This genomic window contains:
- the LOC112779677 gene encoding protein MAIN-LIKE 1-like: MGDDPVRLYRLDGVAHIAGVINDEPQKYIRSMRRQQGMRLDERYVPYLQMAGLYHLARLNDRWFRIDEPFVSAFVERWRPETHTFYMPFGECTITLQDVAYQLGLAVDGRYVSGCLTDFHIYIEGGRPAWVWFEELLGVIPPPSQVQKFAVNCSWFQETFGECPEGADEETVQRFARTYIMMLLGTQLFADKSGQHVFKLPCRCWS